The stretch of DNA GCGCGGCACGGTGCGTGGTTTCCGGTAACGGGCGTTCACGCTCCAGGAATGCCAGCACATCGCCCTTGGTCACACGCCCATCAAGCCCGCTGCCCTGGCCGATATCGGCGGACTGCAAACCGTTTTCCTCCAAGAGGCGGGCAGCTGCGGGCATGGGGGCATGTTGTTGGGCGGCCGGTATTTCGGTCGGGCGCGGCAAGGGGCCGGAGGCTTCCCGAGGCGCTTGCGGACCAGGCGTTGCGGAGGAGGGCTGAGCGCCCGCACCCGTGTCGATCTCGGCCAACACGGTGCCGACCGGAACATCCTGCCCGTCCGCAACCTTAGGCGCGCCCAAAATGCCGGAAGCGCTTGCTGGAACCTCGACGCTGATTTTATCGGTTTCCAATTCGACCACCGGCTCATCGGCGGTGATCTTTTCCCCTGGCTGTTTGAGCCAGCGCGTTACTGTGGCCGATGTAACGCTTTCGCCCAGAACCGGCACCTTGATTTCGACCGACATGTCGTCTCCCTCTACGCCGATAAAGGCGTGATCTGATGGATAGCGATATAAGCCTCATGCAAAAGAATGCCTACTCCGCGTTTCCACCATCGATGCCGATGAAACGAGCCGAGAGCGGTGAAGAAGGCAGCCTCACCAGAATGTGCGACGACATATGCCCAGGGTTGCGAGTTATAGGCGTTGAGAAGCGTCAGCCTGTCGGAGTTGCAGATCGCGCATGTTTATCGGAATCGACGTCGGAACATCCGGCATCAAAGCTGTTTTGGTCGATGAAAACCAAAAAGTTCTCGCTGCCCACACGGAAAAGCTGACCGTCAGCCGACCGCATGAAAGCTGGAGCGAGCAAGACCCGGAAGATTGGTGGAAGGCCACGATCAAAGCGATCGACAAGATCAAGGAAAGCCACCCGCGCGAAATCGGCGCGGTAAAGGGAATCGGCTTTTCCGGTCAGCAGCACGGCGCAGTACTGTTGGGCGAGAAAGGCGAGGTGCTTCGGCCCTGTATCTTGTGGAACGACACGAGAGCGGGAACCGAATGTTCGTTGTTCGAACGCCGCTTCCCTCAAAGCCGCCAGATCACGGGCAATATCGCCATGCCGGGCTTCACCGCGCCGAAGCTGATCTGGGTCGCCCGTCATGAGCCGGAGATTTTTCACAAAACCCGGCATGTGCTGCTGCCCAAGGCCTATCTGCGTTACCGCATGACCGGCGAGATGATTGACGATATGTCGGACGCCTCCGGCACGCTCTGGCTCGATACCGGCCGCCGCCTATGGTCCGAAGCCGCGCTGGACGCGACGGGCCTACACCTGAACCAAATGCCCGAACTCTGCGAAGGCACCGAACCGGCGGGGCGTCTCAAGGCCGATCTCGCCACGCGCTGGGGCATGGGCGAACGCCCGATCTTTGCAGGCAGCGCGGGCGATAACGCGGCGGGCGCCGTCGGGCTGGGCGCGACCAAGCCCGGCGATGCGTTCGTCTCGCTCGGCACTTCCGGCGTGGTGTGGATGACGACGGATTCCTTCCACCCGGGCGGTAAATTCGCCATCCACTCCTTCTGCCACGCTATCCCGGCGACATGGCACCAGATGGGCGTAACTCTTTCCGCCGCCGCCTCCTTGGCATGGTGGTCTCGCGTGTCCGGCCTGAGCGAGCGGGAATTGCTGGCGGAACTGCCGGAAGTGCCGGTTGCGCCATCGCCCGTTTTGTTCGCACCCTATCTCTCCGGCGAGCGCACACCTTATAATGACGGCGTGGTGCGCGGCGCTTTCATCGGGCTTTCGCAAGATACGACCCGCACGCAAATGACACAGGCGGTGCTCGAAGGCGTGGCCTTTTCTTTCCGCGATGCGCTGGATGGCCTTGCCGCGTCCGGCTCGTTGTTTCACGAAGCCGATGTGATCGGGGGCGGTTCGCAAAGCCCGCTTTGGACGGCCATCATCGCCTCGGTCATGGATGTCACGCTCCATCGCCTCGCGCATGGCGAGCAAGGCGGCGCTTTCGGCGCGGCGCGTCTGGCGCGGATCGCGGTAACGGGAGAAGCGGTGGAGGATGTCTGCATCGCGCCCGAACGTATCGGCAGCGTCGCCCCCGATCCTCAGCTACGCGGCGCTTATCGCAATGCACATGCGCGCTATAAGGAGATGTATCCCGCGCTTAAGGCAATCCATAACTGATCGTCAATTCGTGGCCGTTACACGGCGCACAAAATCCAGCACGACCGGCATGCCGCCATGTTCCAGAACCGTGGCGTGCGTTGCGTGGTCGGTCGTCCAGACTTCCTTGGGTTGCTGGGCCGCCTCGAAAACCGCAAGGCTTTGCGCAGGCGGCACGACCCGATCTTCCGTCGTGCGGATCACCAATAATGGACGGGTGAGATTCGGGATGCACGTCAGCG from Kozakia baliensis encodes:
- the xylB gene encoding xylulokinase, coding for MFIGIDVGTSGIKAVLVDENQKVLAAHTEKLTVSRPHESWSEQDPEDWWKATIKAIDKIKESHPREIGAVKGIGFSGQQHGAVLLGEKGEVLRPCILWNDTRAGTECSLFERRFPQSRQITGNIAMPGFTAPKLIWVARHEPEIFHKTRHVLLPKAYLRYRMTGEMIDDMSDASGTLWLDTGRRLWSEAALDATGLHLNQMPELCEGTEPAGRLKADLATRWGMGERPIFAGSAGDNAAGAVGLGATKPGDAFVSLGTSGVVWMTTDSFHPGGKFAIHSFCHAIPATWHQMGVTLSAAASLAWWSRVSGLSERELLAELPEVPVAPSPVLFAPYLSGERTPYNDGVVRGAFIGLSQDTTRTQMTQAVLEGVAFSFRDALDGLAASGSLFHEADVIGGGSQSPLWTAIIASVMDVTLHRLAHGEQGGAFGAARLARIAVTGEAVEDVCIAPERIGSVAPDPQLRGAYRNAHARYKEMYPALKAIHN